Proteins from one Streptococcus mitis B6 genomic window:
- the pstB gene encoding phosphate ABC transporter ATP-binding protein PstB → MKEAILQVSDLSVYYNQKKALNSVSLSFQPKEITALIGPSGSGKSTLLKAINRMGDLNPEVTTTGSVVYNGHNIYSPRTDTVELRKEIGMVFQQPNPFPMSIYENVVYGLRINGVKDKQVLDEAVEKALQRASIWDEVKDRLHDSAIGLSGGQQQRVCVARVLATSPKIILLDEPTSALDPISAGKIEETLYGLKDKYTMLLVTRSMQQASRISNKTGFFLDGDLIEFNDTKKMFLNPQHKETEDYISGKFG, encoded by the coding sequence ATGAAAGAAGCGATTTTACAGGTATCAGACCTGTCCGTTTACTACAATCAGAAAAAGGCCTTGAATAGTGTTTCCCTATCTTTCCAACCTAAGGAAATTACAGCTTTGATCGGTCCATCTGGATCAGGAAAGTCAACCCTTCTCAAGGCTATCAACCGCATGGGAGACCTCAATCCAGAGGTGACCACAACTGGTTCGGTGGTTTACAACGGCCACAACATCTACAGTCCACGTACTGATACAGTTGAATTGCGGAAGGAAATCGGTATGGTTTTCCAACAACCAAATCCCTTCCCTATGTCTATCTACGAAAATGTTGTTTATGGGCTTCGTATCAATGGAGTTAAGGACAAGCAAGTTCTGGATGAAGCGGTAGAAAAAGCCTTGCAACGAGCTTCTATCTGGGATGAGGTCAAGGATCGCCTGCATGATTCAGCTATCGGGCTTTCAGGTGGACAACAGCAACGTGTCTGTGTTGCCCGTGTCTTGGCAACCAGTCCTAAAATCATTCTCCTGGATGAACCGACTTCAGCTCTGGACCCTATCTCGGCTGGTAAGATTGAGGAAACCTTGTATGGTCTAAAAGATAAATACACCATGCTCTTGGTTACGCGTTCCATGCAACAAGCCTCTCGTATCTCTAACAAGACAGGATTTTTCCTAGATGGAGATTTGATTGAGTTTAACGATACCAAGAAGATGTTCCTAAACCCACAACACAAGGAAACAGAAGATTATATTTCAGGAAAATTTGGATAA
- the phoU gene encoding phosphate signaling complex protein PhoU, which produces MLRSQFEEDLEKLHNQFYAMGQEVLSQINRTVLAFVTHDRDLAKEVIEDDAEVNEYEVKLEKKSFEMIALQQPVSQDLRTVLTVLKAVSDLERMGDHAVSIAKAAIRMKGEQRIPAVEEEIKRMGRDVKNFVEAALELYLNGSVDQAYEVAAMDEKINHYFDSIRDLATEEIKKNPDSIVTGRDYFQVIAFLERIGDYAKNICEWVVYFETGKIVEL; this is translated from the coding sequence ATGTTACGTTCTCAATTTGAGGAAGATTTAGAGAAATTGCACAACCAGTTCTATGCTATGGGACAAGAAGTGCTATCCCAAATCAATCGGACAGTGCTTGCCTTTGTTACGCATGACCGTGATTTAGCTAAGGAAGTCATCGAAGACGATGCAGAAGTAAATGAATACGAAGTGAAATTGGAGAAGAAATCATTTGAAATGATTGCCCTTCAACAACCAGTTTCTCAAGACTTGCGTACTGTTCTAACAGTCTTAAAAGCCGTATCTGACTTGGAGCGTATGGGGGATCATGCTGTTTCCATTGCAAAAGCAGCCATTCGTATGAAGGGGGAGCAACGTATTCCAGCTGTTGAAGAAGAAATCAAGAGAATGGGTCGCGATGTCAAGAATTTCGTTGAAGCAGCCCTTGAACTCTATCTGAATGGTTCAGTAGATCAGGCCTATGAAGTAGCAGCTATGGATGAAAAAATCAACCATTACTTTGATAGCATTCGTGACTTGGCTACAGAAGAAATCAAGAAAAATCCTGATTCCATTGTTACAGGTCGTGATTATTTCCAAGTCATTGCTTTCTTGGAACGTATTGGGGATTATGCTAAGAATATCTGTGAATGGGTTGTTTACTTTGAAACAGGTAAGATTGTCGAACTATAA
- a CDS encoding ABC transporter substrate-binding protein — MKSKKWIFVLCSFLATFFLVACQSGSNGSQSAVEAIKQKGKLVVATSPDYAPFEFQSLVDGKNQVVGADIDMAQAIADELGVKLEISSMSFDNVLTSLQTGKADLAVAGISATDERKEVFDFSIPYYENKISFLVRKADVEKYKDLTSLESANIAAQKGTVPESMVKEQLPKAQLTSLTNMGEAVNELQAGKVDAVHMDEPVALSYAAKNADLAVATVSLKMKDGEANAVALRKNSADLKEVVDKVIQKLKDDGTYQKYLEKAATLTEVEE, encoded by the coding sequence ATGAAATCAAAAAAATGGATATTTGTTTTATGTAGCTTTCTTGCAACTTTCTTCTTAGTGGCTTGCCAGTCGGGTTCGAATGGTTCTCAGTCAGCTGTTGAAGCCATTAAGCAAAAGGGGAAATTAGTTGTGGCTACTAGTCCTGACTATGCACCTTTTGAATTCCAATCCTTAGTTGACGGAAAAAACCAGGTAGTCGGTGCGGATATTGATATGGCTCAGGCTATCGCTGATGAACTTGGGGTGAAATTGGAAATCTCAAGCATGAGTTTTGACAATGTCTTGACCAGTCTTCAAACTGGTAAGGCTGACCTAGCGGTTGCGGGAATTAGCGCTACTGACGAGAGAAAAGAAGTCTTTGATTTTTCAATCCCTTATTATGAAAACAAGATTAGTTTCTTGGTTCGTAAGGCTGATGTAGAAAAATACAAGGATTTAACTAGCCTTGAAAGTGCTAATATTGCAGCCCAAAAAGGGACTGTTCCAGAATCAATGGTCAAGGAACAATTGCCAAAAGCTCAGTTGACTTCCCTAACCAATATGGGTGAAGCTGTTAATGAATTACAGGCTGGAAAAGTAGATGCTGTTCATATGGATGAGCCTGTTGCTCTTAGCTATGCTGCTAAAAATGCAGATCTAGCTGTCGCAACTGTCAGCTTGAAGATGAAGGATGGCGAAGCCAATGCCGTTGCCCTTAGAAAAAATAGTGCTGATTTGAAAGAAGTGGTGGACAAGGTTATCCAAAAACTCAAGGATGACGGTACCTACCAAAAATATCTTGAAAAGGCAGCAACCTTAACAGAAGTTGAAGAATAA
- a CDS encoding PLP-dependent aminotransferase family protein: MKKQSKYQEVVAYLKNSIESGRFPTGSRLPSIRQLSLDFHCSKDTIQRALLELRHEQYLYAKPQSGYYVLEQGQHQDLEIEVTDEHASAYDDFRLCINETLIGRENYLFNYYDNQEGLEDLRQSIHKLLFDQALYCKTDQLVLTSGTQQALFILSQISFPSQAKEILVEQPTYHRMNRLLIAQGLDYQTIERGIDGIDLEELEGHFKTGKIKFFYTIPRFHYPLGHSYSEQDKQTILDLAAKYGVYIVEDDYLGDLDSKRGQTFHYLDTEERVIYIKSFSTSLFPALRITALILPNAIKEAFVAYKNILDYDSNLIMQKALSLYIDSQLFEKNRLARLSNQEAYQKQIEERLANTPCPLPHFPLHDGILLDLRRYPKIASLKHSQLGLDFFEEAYLCACPYQFAKVSLDNLEKVLNYLKAELD; this comes from the coding sequence ATGAAAAAACAAAGTAAGTACCAAGAGGTCGTAGCTTATCTGAAAAATAGTATCGAGTCTGGACGCTTTCCAACGGGTAGCCGCCTGCCTTCTATCCGTCAACTGAGCCTTGACTTTCACTGTAGCAAGGACACCATTCAGAGAGCCCTTCTGGAATTACGGCACGAACAATACCTCTATGCCAAGCCCCAGAGTGGTTACTATGTCCTAGAACAAGGGCAACACCAGGACCTAGAAATCGAGGTTACCGATGAACACGCCAGTGCCTATGACGATTTCCGACTCTGTATCAATGAAACCTTGATTGGCCGGGAAAACTACCTCTTCAACTACTATGATAACCAAGAAGGATTAGAAGACCTAAGACAATCCATTCATAAACTGCTCTTTGACCAAGCTCTCTACTGCAAGACTGACCAACTGGTACTGACTTCTGGAACCCAACAAGCCCTTTTTATCCTCTCTCAAATTTCCTTTCCTAGCCAAGCTAAGGAAATCTTGGTGGAACAACCGACCTACCATCGGATGAATCGTCTCTTGATTGCTCAAGGTCTGGACTATCAAACGATTGAACGAGGCATTGATGGGATTGACTTGGAGGAACTGGAAGGCCACTTCAAAACAGGAAAAATTAAGTTTTTCTATACCATTCCTCGATTTCACTATCCCCTTGGCCATTCCTATTCTGAGCAGGACAAACAGACTATTCTTGACTTAGCTGCCAAGTATGGTGTCTATATCGTAGAGGACGACTATCTGGGTGATTTGGACTCCAAGAGGGGCCAGACCTTCCACTATCTGGATACAGAGGAACGGGTCATTTACATCAAGTCCTTCTCAACCAGCCTCTTTCCAGCCCTGCGAATAACAGCACTCATCCTTCCAAATGCTATCAAAGAAGCCTTTGTGGCCTACAAAAATATCCTAGACTACGACAGCAACCTCATCATGCAAAAGGCCCTGTCACTCTATATTGACAGTCAATTATTTGAGAAAAATCGGCTTGCTCGCTTATCCAATCAGGAAGCTTACCAAAAACAAATCGAGGAAAGACTAGCTAACACTCCTTGTCCCCTTCCTCATTTTCCCCTACACGATGGTATATTGCTTGATCTCAGACGATACCCTAAAATTGCCAGTCTCAAACACAGCCAACTGGGCTTGGATTTCTTTGAAGAGGCTTACTTGTGTGCCTGTCCTTATCAATTTGCCAAGGTGTCCTTAGACAATCTGGAAAAGGTTTTAAACTATTTAAAAGCAGAATTGGATTGA
- the budA gene encoding acetolactate decarboxylase, which produces MDKNVQEPVKLFQYNTLGALMAGLYGGTMTVGELLKHGDLGLGTLDSIDGELIVLDGKAYQAKGSGNQPEIVEVSPDALIPYAAVVPHQAEVIFRQRFEMTDKELEERIESYYDGENLFRSIKIRGEFSHMHVRMIPKSTPETKFADVATHQPEYRRDNVSGSIVGFWTPEIFHGVSVAGYHLHFISDDLTFGGHVMDFVIKEGIIEVGAVDQLDQRFPVQDRQYLFAKFNVDEMKKDIEKAE; this is translated from the coding sequence ATGGATAAGAACGTGCAGGAACCAGTGAAATTATTTCAATACAATACCCTTGGAGCCTTGATGGCTGGCCTTTATGGTGGGACCATGACTGTGGGAGAATTACTTAAGCATGGTGACCTTGGTTTGGGAACCTTGGATTCCATTGATGGAGAATTGATTGTTTTGGATGGTAAGGCTTATCAGGCCAAAGGGTCAGGAAATCAGCCAGAGATTGTGGAGGTGTCGCCAGATGCCCTTATTCCTTACGCAGCAGTAGTACCTCATCAGGCAGAAGTCATTTTCCGCCAGCGCTTTGAGATGACAGACAAGGAATTGGAAGAACGGATTGAGTCTTATTATGATGGGGAAAATCTTTTCCGCTCGATCAAGATTCGTGGGGAATTTTCTCATATGCATGTGCGCATGATTCCTAAGTCGACACCAGAGACCAAGTTTGCTGATGTCGCAACCCATCAACCGGAATATCGTCGAGACAATGTATCAGGAAGCATCGTTGGTTTCTGGACGCCTGAGATTTTCCATGGAGTCAGTGTGGCAGGCTACCATCTGCACTTCATATCAGATGATTTGACTTTCGGTGGTCATGTCATGGACTTTGTCATCAAGGAAGGCATTATTGAGGTGGGAGCTGTTGACCAGTTGGACCAACGTTTCCCAGTCCAAGACCGTCAATACTTGTTTGCTAAGTTCAATGTTGACGAGATGAAAAAAGATATTGAAAAGGCAGAATAG
- a CDS encoding YhfC family intramembrane metalloprotease, translating into MTIHIIITMVLLLTFLIGSIWYAKKKHQINLAVLGLGAVAFFVSSQILEKLVHILVLHPQKDGSIALMQDHPLVYIIYGLAMAAFFEETARLIFFKWLEKKRSLEKADALAYGLGHGGLELIFLGLTSLINLYIVLSAVQTQNPQVMQLLSENMLKTIQSLSVWQIYLLGFERILALGFQLLLTVWVYQAVRQKKWIYLLAAYGLHAFFDLVPSLAQVGWITSPVLVEVVLALELVLLAYGTKAIFCKKS; encoded by the coding sequence ATGACTATTCATATCATTATTACCATGGTGCTGTTGCTGACTTTCTTGATAGGAAGCATTTGGTATGCCAAAAAGAAACACCAGATTAATCTAGCTGTCTTGGGCTTGGGGGCTGTTGCTTTCTTTGTCTCTTCACAGATTTTAGAAAAACTGGTGCATATCTTGGTTTTACATCCTCAAAAAGACGGTAGTATTGCCCTCATGCAAGACCATCCGCTTGTCTATATCATCTATGGCCTAGCCATGGCAGCATTTTTTGAGGAAACTGCTCGTCTTATTTTCTTCAAATGGTTGGAGAAAAAGAGAAGTTTGGAAAAGGCAGATGCATTGGCCTATGGATTGGGGCATGGTGGCTTGGAGTTGATTTTCCTAGGTCTTACTAGTTTGATTAATCTCTACATCGTTCTCTCAGCAGTTCAAACGCAAAATCCACAGGTTATGCAATTGCTGTCTGAAAATATGTTGAAAACTATTCAGTCGCTATCAGTCTGGCAGATTTATTTGCTTGGTTTTGAGAGAATCTTGGCCCTAGGTTTCCAATTACTCTTGACTGTTTGGGTTTACCAAGCTGTTCGCCAGAAGAAATGGATTTATCTCCTAGCAGCCTATGGCCTACATGCCTTCTTTGACCTGGTACCATCTCTAGCTCAAGTAGGATGGATTACAAGTCCAGTCTTGGTTGAAGTTGTCCTAGCACTGGAACTTGTTCTGCTTGCCTATGGAACCAAGGCTATCTTTTGCAAAAAATCATAA
- the murB gene encoding UDP-N-acetylmuramate dehydrogenase, producing the protein MSVKEKMLEILEGIDIRFKEPLHSYSYTKVGGEADYLVFPRNRFELARVVKFANQENIPWMVLGNASNIIVRDGGIRGFVILCDKLNNVSVDGYTIEAEAGANLIETTRIALRHSLTGFEFACGIPGSVGGAVFMNAGAYGGEIAHILQSCKVLTKDGEIETLSAKDLAFGYRHSAIQESGAVVLSAKFALAPGTHQVIKQEMDRLTHLRELKQPLEYPSCGSVFKRPVGHFAGQLISEAGLKGYRIGGVEVSEKHAGFMINVADGTAKDYEDLIESVIEKVKEHSGVTLEREVRILGESK; encoded by the coding sequence ATGTCAGTAAAAGAAAAAATGCTTGAAATCTTAGAAGGGATTGATATCCGTTTTAAGGAACCCTTGCATAGCTATAGTTATACAAAAGTAGGTGGAGAGGCCGATTATTTGGTCTTTCCACGAAATCGTTTTGAGTTGGCTCGCGTTGTTAAATTTGCCAATCAAGAAAATATTCCTTGGATGGTCCTTGGGAATGCTAGCAACATCATTGTCCGTGATGGTGGGATTCGTGGATTTGTCATCTTGTGTGACAAGCTCAATAATGTTTCCGTTGATGGCTATACCATTGAAGCAGAAGCTGGTGCTAACTTGATTGAAACGACACGCATTGCCCTTCGTCATAGTTTGACTGGCTTTGAGTTTGCTTGTGGCATTCCAGGGAGCGTCGGTGGAGCTGTTTTCATGAATGCAGGTGCCTATGGTGGTGAGATCGCCCACATCTTGCAGTCTTGTAAGGTCTTGACCAAGGATGGAGAAATCGAGACCCTGTCTGCCAAAGATTTGGCTTTTGGTTACCGCCATTCAGCCATTCAAGAGTCTGGTGCAGTTGTCTTGTCAGCTAAATTTGCCCTAGCCCCAGGAACCCATCAGGTTATCAAGCAGGAAATGGACCGCTTGACGCACCTACGTGAACTCAAGCAACCTTTAGAATATCCATCTTGTGGTTCGGTCTTTAAGCGTCCAGTAGGTCATTTTGCAGGTCAATTAATTTCAGAAGCTGGCTTGAAAGGCTATCGTATCGGTGGCGTAGAAGTGTCAGAAAAGCACGCAGGATTTATGATCAATGTTGCTGACGGAACGGCCAAAGACTACGAAGACTTGATTGAGTCTGTGATCGAAAAAGTCAAGGAACACTCTGGCGTTACTCTTGAGAGAGAAGTCCGTATTTTAGGTGAAAGCAAGTAG
- a CDS encoding ABC transporter ATP-binding protein: MKKPIIEFKNVSKVFEDSNTKVLKDINFELEEGKFYTLLGVSGSGKSTILNIIAGLLDATTGDILLDGVRINDIPTNKRDVHTVFQSYALFPHMNVFENVAFPLRLRKIDKKEIEQRVAEVLKMVQLEGYEKRSIRKLSGGQRQRVAIARAIINQPRVVLLDEPLSALDLKLRTDMQYELRELQQRLGITFVFVTHDQEEALAMSDWIFVMNDGEIVQSGTPVDIYDEPINHFVATFIGESNILPGTMIEDYLVEFNGKRFEAVDGGMKPNEPVEVVIRPEDLRITLPEEGKLQVKVDTQLFRGVHYEIIAYDELGNEWMIHSTRKAIVGEEIGLDFEPEDIHIMRLNETEEEFDARIEEYVEIEEQEAGLINAIEEERDEENKL, encoded by the coding sequence TTGAAAAAACCAATTATTGAATTCAAAAACGTCTCTAAAGTTTTTGAAGACAGCAACACCAAGGTTCTCAAAGACATCAACTTTGAGTTGGAAGAAGGGAAATTCTATACCCTTCTAGGCGTATCTGGTTCAGGGAAATCAACTATCCTAAACATCATTGCAGGTTTGCTAGATGCGACGACTGGAGATATTTTGCTGGACGGTGTTCGTATCAACGACATCCCAACCAACAAGCGAGACGTCCATACCGTTTTCCAATCTTATGCCTTGTTTCCACATATGAATGTGTTTGAAAATGTTGCTTTTCCACTTCGCTTGCGTAAAATTGACAAGAAAGAAATCGAGCAACGCGTAGCGGAAGTTCTCAAGATGGTTCAGTTGGAAGGTTACGAAAAACGTTCCATTCGTAAACTATCTGGAGGACAACGTCAGCGTGTGGCTATTGCCCGTGCCATCATCAACCAACCTCGTGTGGTTTTGTTGGACGAGCCTCTGTCAGCGCTTGACTTAAAATTACGAACAGATATGCAGTACGAACTGCGTGAACTGCAACAACGATTGGGCATTACCTTTGTTTTTGTTACTCACGATCAGGAAGAAGCCTTGGCTATGAGTGACTGGATTTTTGTCATGAATGATGGCGAGATTGTCCAGTCTGGAACACCTGTGGACATCTACGATGAGCCGATTAACCATTTTGTTGCCACCTTTATCGGTGAGTCAAATATCTTGCCAGGTACCATGATTGAGGACTACTTGGTTGAGTTTAACGGCAAACGCTTTGAAGCGGTCGATGGTGGGATGAAGCCGAATGAACCTGTTGAGGTCGTGATTCGTCCAGAGGACTTGCGGATTACCCTTCCTGAAGAAGGCAAGCTCCAAGTTAAGGTCGATACCCAGCTCTTCCGTGGGGTGCACTATGAAATTATCGCCTATGACGAACTTGGAAATGAATGGATGATCCACTCAACTCGTAAGGCCATCGTGGGTGAGGAAATCGGTCTGGACTTTGAACCAGAAGACATCCACATCATGCGTCTCAACGAAACCGAAGAAGAGTTCGATGCTCGTATCGAAGAATATGTGGAAATTGAAGAGCAAGAAGCAGGTCTAATCAATGCAATCGAGGAGGAAAGAGATGAAGAAAACAAGCTCTAA
- a CDS encoding ABC transporter permease has translation MKKTSSKLFVVPYMLWIALFVLAPLVLIFGQSFFNIEGQFSLENYKSYFASQNLTYLKMSFNSVLYAGIVTFVTLLISYPTALFLTRLKHRQLWLMLIILPTWINLLLKAYAFIGIFGQNGSINQFLEFIGIGSQQLLFTDFSFIFVASYIELPFMILPIFNVLDDMDNNLINASYDLGATKWETFRHVIFPLSMNGVRSGVQSVFIPSLSLFMLTRLIGGNRVITLGTAIEQNFLTNDNYGMGSTIGVILILTMFITMWVTKERRER, from the coding sequence ATGAAGAAAACAAGCTCTAAACTCTTTGTAGTGCCTTATATGCTCTGGATTGCCCTCTTTGTCCTCGCCCCCTTGGTCTTGATTTTCGGTCAATCCTTTTTCAACATCGAAGGCCAGTTCAGTTTAGAAAACTATAAATCCTACTTTGCGTCACAAAACTTGACCTATCTTAAAATGAGCTTCAACTCTGTACTCTATGCAGGGATTGTGACCTTTGTGACCCTGCTAATCAGCTATCCGACGGCCCTCTTCTTAACCCGTCTTAAGCACCGTCAACTCTGGCTCATGCTGATTATTCTGCCAACCTGGATCAACCTTCTTCTTAAGGCTTATGCCTTTATCGGGATTTTTGGTCAAAATGGCTCTATTAACCAATTTTTGGAATTCATCGGAATTGGTTCACAACAGTTACTCTTTACCGATTTCTCCTTTATCTTTGTCGCAAGCTACATCGAGCTTCCCTTTATGATTTTGCCGATTTTCAATGTCTTGGACGATATGGATAACAATCTCATCAATGCCAGCTATGACCTAGGTGCGACCAAGTGGGAGACCTTCCGTCATGTCATCTTCCCTCTGTCTATGAACGGAGTGAGAAGTGGGGTCCAATCTGTCTTTATCCCAAGTTTGAGTCTCTTCATGCTGACCCGTTTGATTGGTGGAAACCGAGTTATCACACTAGGTACAGCCATTGAGCAGAACTTCCTGACCAATGACAACTACGGTATGGGTTCTACCATCGGTGTGATTCTTATCCTGACCATGTTCATCACCATGTGGGTGACCAAGGAAAGGAGAGAGCGATGA
- a CDS encoding ABC transporter permease — MKKFANLYLGLVFLVLYLPIFYLIGYAFNAGNDMNSFTGFSLSHFKTMFSDGRLMLIVTQTFFLAFLSALIATIIGTFGAIYIYQSRKKYQEAFLSLNNILMVAPDVMIGASFLILFTQLKFSLGFLTVLSSHVAFSIPIVVLMVLPRLKEMNGDMIHAAYDLGASQFQMFKEIMLPYLTPSIIAGYFMAFTYSLDDFAVTFFVTGNGFSTLSVEIYSRARKGISLEINALSALVFLFSIILVVGYYFISREKEEQA, encoded by the coding sequence ATGAAAAAATTTGCCAACCTTTATCTGGGACTGGTCTTTCTTGTCCTCTACCTGCCTATTTTTTACTTGATTGGCTATGCCTTTAATGCAGGCAACGACATGAATAGCTTTACAGGCTTTAGCTTGAGCCATTTTAAAACCATGTTTAGCGATGGTCGTCTCATGTTGATTGTGACCCAGACCTTTTTCTTGGCCTTTCTGTCAGCCTTGATTGCGACCATTATCGGGACTTTTGGTGCTATTTACATCTACCAGTCTCGTAAGAAATACCAAGAAGCCTTTCTATCACTCAATAATATCCTCATGGTTGCGCCTGATGTTATGATTGGTGCCAGCTTCTTGATTCTCTTTACCCAACTCAAGTTTTCACTTGGCTTTTTGACTGTTCTTTCTAGTCACGTGGCCTTCTCCATTCCTATCGTGGTCTTGATGGTCTTGCCACGTCTAAAGGAAATGAATGGGGATATGATTCATGCGGCCTATGATTTGGGAGCCAGTCAATTTCAGATGTTCAAGGAAATCATGCTTCCTTACCTGACACCGTCTATCATTGCAGGTTATTTCATGGCCTTTACCTATTCGCTGGATGACTTTGCCGTGACCTTCTTTGTAACGGGAAATGGCTTTTCAACCCTGTCGGTCGAGATTTACTCTCGTGCTCGCAAGGGAATTTCGCTAGAAATCAATGCCCTGTCTGCCCTTGTCTTTCTCTTTAGTATTATCCTAGTAGTTGGATATTACTTTATCTCACGTGAGAAGGAGGAGCAAGCATGA
- a CDS encoding ABC transporter substrate-binding protein yields the protein MKKLYSFLAGIVAIILVLWGIATHLDSKINSRDSQKLVIYNWGDYIDPELLEQFTEETGIQVQYETFDSNEAMYTKIKQGGTTYDIAIPSEYMINKMKDEDLLVPLDYSKIEGLENIGPEFLNQSFDPGNKFSIPYFWGTLGIVYNETMVEEAPEHWDDLWKPEYKNSIMLFDGAREVLGLGLNSLGYSLNSKDSQQLEETVDKLYKLTPNIKAIVADEMKGYMIQNNAAIGVTFSGEASQMLEKNENLRYVVPTEASNLWFDNMVIPKTVKNQDAAYAFINFMLKPENALKNAEYVGYSTPNLPAKELLPEEKKEDKAFYPDAETMKHLEVYEKFDHKWTGKYSDLFLQFKMYRK from the coding sequence ATGAAAAAACTCTATTCATTTTTAGCAGGAATTGTAGCGATTATCCTGGTCTTGTGGGGAATTGCGACTCATCTAGATAGTAAAATCAATAGCCGAGATAGTCAAAAACTGGTTATCTACAACTGGGGTGACTATATCGATCCAGAACTCTTGGAGCAATTCACAGAAGAAACAGGCATCCAAGTCCAGTATGAGACCTTTGATTCCAACGAAGCCATGTATACTAAGATTAAGCAGGGTGGAACGACCTACGACATTGCCATTCCTAGTGAATACATGATCAACAAGATGAAGGATGAAGACCTCTTGGTTCCGCTTGACTATTCAAAAATTGAAGGTCTTGAAAATATCGGACCAGAGTTCCTCAACCAGTCCTTTGACCCAGGAAATAAATTCTCCATCCCTTACTTCTGGGGAACCTTGGGAATTGTCTACAATGAAACCATGGTAGAGGAAGCGCCTGAGCATTGGGATGACCTCTGGAAGCCAGAGTATAAGAACTCTATCATGCTTTTTGATGGGGCGCGTGAGGTACTGGGACTAGGACTCAATTCGCTAGGTTACAGCCTCAACTCCAAGGATAGCCAGCAGTTGGAAGAGACAGTGGACAAGCTCTACAAGTTGACTCCAAATATCAAGGCTATTGTGGCGGATGAGATGAAGGGCTACATGATTCAGAACAACGCTGCTATCGGAGTGACCTTCTCTGGTGAAGCCAGCCAAATGCTAGAAAAAAATGAAAATCTACGCTATGTGGTACCAACTGAGGCCAGCAACCTTTGGTTTGACAATATGGTTATACCAAAAACAGTCAAAAACCAAGATGCAGCCTATGCCTTTATTAACTTTATGTTGAAACCTGAAAATGCTCTCAAAAATGCAGAGTATGTCGGCTATTCAACACCAAACCTACCAGCTAAGGAATTACTCCCAGAGGAGAAAAAAGAAGACAAAGCCTTCTATCCTGATGCTGAAACCATGAAACACCTAGAAGTTTATGAGAAATTTGACCATAAATGGACAGGAAAATATAGCGACCTCTTCCTACAGTTTAAAATGTATCGGAAGTAG